Proteins from a single region of Bacteroidota bacterium:
- a CDS encoding phosphatidylserine decarboxylase family protein: MRIHREGFTILLITTIVLLVLNIGLHYLGIPVWLEKSVQVISLVFFVIVLQFFRNPIRTLTTDTSAVVSPADGKVVVIEEVEETEYFKGKRLQVSVFMSPFNVHINRNPVGGTVTYAKYHPGKYLVAWHPKSSTENERTTFVIKTDNGKEILFRQIAGALAKRIKWYIQEGQKVNQSQEMGFIKFGSRVDLYLPTDAKINVKIGDTVQGGITSLAYLT, encoded by the coding sequence ATGCGCATACACAGAGAAGGCTTTACAATTTTGTTGATTACAACCATTGTCCTATTGGTACTCAATATTGGTTTGCATTATTTAGGAATTCCGGTTTGGCTTGAAAAATCAGTTCAGGTTATTTCACTGGTTTTCTTTGTAATTGTATTACAGTTTTTCAGAAACCCCATCAGAACACTGACTACAGATACAAGTGCAGTAGTTAGCCCCGCAGACGGCAAAGTGGTGGTCATAGAAGAGGTAGAAGAAACAGAATATTTTAAAGGTAAAAGATTGCAAGTGAGCGTATTCATGTCACCTTTTAATGTGCATATTAATCGCAATCCCGTAGGAGGAACCGTAACTTATGCAAAATATCATCCCGGCAAATACTTAGTTGCGTGGCATCCCAAATCTTCTACCGAGAATGAGAGAACCACTTTCGTAATCAAAACTGATAACGGGAAAGAGATTCTTTTTAGACAAATTGCAGGTGCTTTGGCAAAGCGAATCAAATGGTATATTCAAGAAGGACAAAAAGTCAATCAATCTCAGGAAATGGGCTTCATTAAGTTCGGTTCAAGAGTTGACCTGTATTTACCTACTGATGCTAAGATAAATGTCAAAATCGGAGATACTGTACAAGGCGGAATCACCTCATTAGCTTATTTGACTTGA
- a CDS encoding MarC family protein, translating into MFDYKEILTVTFTLFAVIDVVGSVPVIINLREKLGHIQSEVATLVSGLLMFAFLFFGEQFLALLSVDIHSFALAGSIVIFIIGLEMVLGIELFKNDADAKTGSIVPIAFPLIAGSGTLTTVMSLKADFSFYSILIGITINLLVIYIVLKSTRKIEKLLGKGGLMVVRKFFGIILLAIAMKIFKNNFTLL; encoded by the coding sequence ATGTTTGACTACAAAGAAATTCTAACTGTTACCTTCACGCTTTTTGCGGTAATTGACGTAGTGGGCTCTGTGCCGGTAATAATTAACCTTCGTGAGAAATTAGGTCATATTCAAAGCGAAGTTGCAACCTTGGTTTCAGGCTTATTGATGTTTGCTTTTTTGTTTTTTGGAGAACAGTTTCTGGCTTTATTGAGTGTGGACATACATTCTTTTGCATTAGCAGGGTCAATTGTTATTTTCATCATTGGGCTGGAAATGGTATTAGGAATTGAATTGTTTAAAAATGATGCAGATGCCAAGACGGGCAGTATTGTCCCTATTGCTTTTCCGTTAATTGCGGGTTCAGGCACATTAACTACTGTTATGTCATTAAAAGCCGATTTCAGTTTTTACAGTATTTTGATTGGAATTACAATCAACCTATTAGTCATCTATATAGTACTAAAGTCCACCCGAAAGATTGAAAAATTACTGGGCAAGGGTGGTTTGATGGTTGTAAGGAAATTTTTTGGAATCATCCTGCTGGCAATAGCGATGAAGATTTTCAAAAACAATTTTACCTTATTGTAA
- the mnmE gene encoding tRNA uridine-5-carboxymethylaminomethyl(34) synthesis GTPase MnmE, whose amino-acid sequence MLSNEVIVALSTAANRAALHVVRLSGSGCFEMLDIIFVGRKIAAIQSNSLVYGKIRFRDEEIDEVVLAVFKAPHSFTKEDVIEISCHGSPLISQRIMNILIESGARPALAGEFTQRAYLNGRFDLAQAEAVADLINAESEQARKIAFSQLKGGVSNQIELIREKMLEFLSLLELELDFGEEDVEFANRSELMHRIEKAEEYVQKLIHSFGSGNAIKKGIPLVIAGRPNAGKSTLLNCLLNEERAIVSDIAGTTRDTIEESFLFNDLLFRLIDTAGIRHQTDSQIEQLGIERSFDKISKAEIVLYLIDAQHIHEAKEDFERFATHQDKIIWVINKSELLTGAKLDLPFTPVFISAKKGEIASLLTKLKEITTQRYLSHDVSISNTRHLFALKESLVSIQKAKESLHEGLSGEIVVFELKSALEQLGSITGKITNNEVLGTIFSKFCIGK is encoded by the coding sequence ATGTTATCGAACGAAGTCATAGTCGCCTTATCTACTGCTGCCAACAGAGCAGCATTGCATGTTGTGCGATTGTCCGGAAGCGGTTGTTTTGAGATGCTGGATATAATATTTGTTGGAAGAAAAATTGCAGCAATTCAGTCGAATTCATTGGTATATGGCAAAATTCGTTTTCGTGACGAAGAAATTGACGAAGTTGTTTTAGCTGTTTTCAAAGCTCCCCATTCGTTTACCAAAGAAGATGTAATAGAAATCAGTTGTCATGGTTCTCCGCTAATCAGCCAACGAATCATGAATATTCTTATAGAATCAGGTGCCAGACCTGCACTTGCCGGTGAGTTTACTCAAAGAGCTTATTTGAACGGACGTTTTGATTTGGCACAAGCCGAAGCCGTAGCTGATTTGATTAATGCCGAGTCCGAACAAGCAAGAAAAATTGCCTTTTCACAACTCAAAGGAGGTGTGTCCAATCAAATTGAGCTTATTCGTGAAAAAATGTTGGAGTTTTTGTCTTTACTGGAATTGGAGCTTGATTTTGGAGAAGAAGATGTTGAGTTTGCCAATCGTTCAGAATTGATGCACCGAATTGAAAAAGCTGAAGAATACGTGCAAAAACTCATTCATTCATTTGGTTCAGGAAATGCAATCAAAAAAGGAATTCCATTAGTAATTGCAGGACGTCCAAATGCGGGCAAATCCACTTTGTTGAATTGTTTGCTGAATGAAGAGCGCGCCATTGTGTCCGACATTGCCGGAACTACACGCGACACAATTGAAGAGAGTTTTCTGTTCAATGATTTGCTTTTTAGGCTGATAGATACAGCCGGAATTCGACACCAGACCGATTCTCAAATAGAGCAGTTGGGTATAGAACGTAGTTTTGATAAAATATCAAAAGCCGAAATCGTGCTTTATTTGATTGATGCACAACATATTCACGAAGCAAAGGAAGATTTTGAAAGGTTTGCCACCCACCAAGACAAGATAATATGGGTGATAAACAAGAGTGAGCTATTGACAGGAGCTAAACTTGATTTGCCTTTTACACCTGTTTTTATTTCTGCTAAAAAAGGAGAAATTGCTTCTTTATTGACAAAACTTAAAGAAATAACTACACAGCGTTATCTGAGCCATGATGTGAGTATCAGCAATACACGTCATTTGTTTGCGCTCAAAGAATCCTTAGTTTCTATTCAAAAAGCCAAAGAAAGTTTGCATGAAGGATTGTCTGGCGAAATTGTTGTTTTTGAACTCAAATCAGCATTGGAGCAATTAGGCTCTATCACCGGGAAAATCACTAATAACGAGGTATTAGGTACTATCTTTTCCAAATTTTGTATAGGCAAATGA